TATCGAGCTGTGCTCCGCAGTGCGGTAAACCTCGGCCCCTAAAGTGCGTTACCAGCTGCGGCACGCCCTCCTGTGTATGTGATAAAGGGTACGCCGAACTTCTGCGAGCAGGGGTGAAGTCCTGCGTGCGGCAAGAAAGATGTCCCAAGCTCATCAGCTTGACTCGATTGTTTACACCTATGCGGAGAGATCATGCCATAGACCGAGAAACATCATTTGGTACCGGTGGGTATCTGGCAACCAGTGCAGGCGCGCGCAGAGAGCCTTCGCCATGGTTTAGTGCAGCAGGCCTCGTCGGGCCCGGAGAGGCTGTAGGAAGAAGACCTAGATCCTCATCTATTAGCGAACTACCTGGTGAAGGTGCTTACGATACCGGCACACCAGAACTATCACCCCTTTTTGAAGAATCACGTGTTTCAGTATCGTATAATGAGGCACCTGTCGAACACTACCGAAGGGTCCCGCCCAATTCAGGCGCTTTCGCATGGCGTGAGACTGCAAGATATGGTGGAGTTGGTGTAGGCTTTTACCCATGGTCTGCTCTGTTACGGAATCCCACAGGACTTGGTCGGATCGCCATTAGAGTTTACCCATGGACTACTACACCACGTGTGACTGCGGGATATGTATTGAACGGTTACGGAGTTGACCCATTGGTTACACCTTTAGGTTTTGCTGAGGGATATGGTAAGGCCAGTTCTGTTTATTACCCATGGGGTACTCCGTTACGCGGGACTATCGGGTACGGCTGGGCTGGTTACGGAATCTATCCATGGGGAACGCCACTATTGGTTACCCCCATATATGGAGGATCTGCATTGGGATTCCATCCATGGCGTAGACTGTCATCTGGTGTAACTAGGTATGATGGATCCGGTGTTCGACTTCTCGGGTAGTATTCATAGATATGGCGCAGAATACATAAAAGTAGGTTTTAGTAAGCGACCAGAGAGTACAAATAGAATTCGTTCCGATAGGTATAGCATAAGTAAGCACGACGATAATTATATTCCCATAAACGCGTACTTGGAGGCCATATCGCAAGACATCTCCATGTCCATCTCGCATACTGATCAGAGGTCACCACAACGCACTGCGAATACGCAGACATAGGACTAAAACGAAACTGTCATTGAAAGGGCTCGTAGGATCTTTCCTAAGAGAAAGTAATAAAAACCTATTTTTTACAGAAACGCTGCAAGCACTTGTAGTGCATTTCTAAAAAGAATGTCGCACTCTCAAGTTTTACTACAAGACATACATAATAGCAAAGTTCAATATTTACAGATATGCTGCAACATTACAAGCTAGACTCAGGCAACAGGTGCGGCTAGCAAAAACCAGTGAATTTAAGCACTATACATTGCAAAATGTGTTGAGACCAATTATGTCAAACATTTTTGGAAAACATTACAACCATCACCACAGCCGGCAACGTAAATATTAATGGGCGAATTGTGAATAATTTTTGAAGAATAATAGCTTGTTACGAATAGCGACATGGGCGAGGTGGTTTAAGTTCTTGGTGTAACTTCTGCATAGCGAAGCACTAAAGAATGAAGCGCGAAGCACTGACAAACACGCAGACAGTGATCGTGCTTGTCCTTCTTTTTCTATTCGTTCTAACATTTTACCTTTTTCTCGGCACTTTGGTGTTGCGTGCTGCATAAGTTTCACCATGATTTCTTTGTTACATGTTACACCCAAATTCCTGATTAATCATTGTAAAACAAAGCTAGGAACTCAAAGATGTACAATGACCGGTGCAATGTGTCAAATAATATGCGTGCTTGACATCGTTTGTCACTCTTTGCCGAAAACCTACGGCTAACGTATTTTTGAACTCATGCTTCAGTACAACTTcttaaacaacaaaaataaagggAACCAGCTGCCAAGTCAAGACTTTTCTACAAGCTACAAGGGGAAATCGAGTTGCATATACGTGAAGACGGCATTGGAGGTGGTTGTCAAAACAAGCGGGTAGCTTTAGGAATCCGCTGATTTTATTGTGAAAGTCGTTTGCATACCGCATCGTTTTTTAAAACTTTTCTGCGGTCTTGAAGTCCGAAACTTTTTGTCGAGCCTCTTGTCATAGTCGCAAGCTTTCGCCTCGGTCTTCTGCGGCCAAAGCCTCTTCAAGTTCATGCCAAGCCTCGGGTAGCTTTTCCAGTTCATCTTTGTGTCCTGTCACAGCCATCACAGCAGCGCGCAGAGCGCCCGATTCGCGAACCCACGAGGCTCGCCAGCCCCTGGCATGACGTCAGCGCCTCTGCGGCCAACCAGCGGGGTTCAGAGACACCAGCGCCCTTCACTTTGCGTCTCTGCGTTGTAGTGGATGTTCACTCGCTCTGCCTCCGTGACAATCTTCCTCTTCGCTCTGAGGCATAACTTCATCGCCGCTGTATCAGCTGCGAAATTTAGGCCTCTCACTCCGAAAGCCCTGAAAAGAGCCTGGATCTTGAAAGATCTTTCGTTGACTTTTGCAAACACTCAAAACATGCGAACGGCAGGCTCTCTGGAAGTACGGTGGGTCGACATCTATTGGCGCTAATCTCAGCCCCATGTGCACTGTGGTAGCGTTTATAGTACATACAGTTTTCATTAATCTTGTTACGCAACGACGGAATCGGGGCTGAACTTTAGAGAAACTCAAAGATGGAGCGTATTTCACTGACACAAGCACACAGACTTACACATCGCCGTGCTTATCGCACAACCAACCAAGGTTCACGTTCATAACTGCTTGTGTTTTGCTTCGTGTGTGACCCAAGTAGAGCTTATTACATGATTCTATGGCTGTGAACGAAAGCGACATTAAATAGAAATGGAGAGTCAAGGGAGACTTGCAAGTCACACTTCTGGACCGCAAGAAACATAATATGACAAGGAGCGGAGCCGTCGAGACCTCTAAAACTTCTATAGTTTTTCGGGGTGTAATTAGGTTTGGTAGTTTCCGCTTAAGACCGGTCAGTAGTTTATTGAAGAAAGAGAATTAGGCGGCATTCTAGAGCTCAGAAAAGCTAATTAGACTTTAGAATCTTTTAGATCCAAGAATTGCTCGGATATTAGAAACTACTTTAAAATATCTGATGTCATACAAATTTACTAGAACTGAGGTTCTACTGCAAGTATCTGCTGATACGCAACCATCGTGCACCAGTTTGCAGCtgcaaactaaataaaaaaaaaaaagatgagaatgTGTTACATATCTTTTCAccatgcaacaacaacaaaaggcaGAAAGTTGTGTCTGGGTTTCTACGCTGGCTGGTTGCTCTGCACATGGCTAAGAAATGGAATGAAAAAGTACGATTAGGGATGATCACGATGAAGACATAGAAAGTGCATGGCTGCAGAAAATGAGCGCTTCACAGCGTGGTTACCTTAAGGCCCCGAGTCCAGTACGGTGCTCCAGTGGTTCAGGTTATAGAATGCTCTTTTGAGGAGTCCGGCGATATTCATAAAGAACGAGCAAAGGGGCAAAGTTCTTTCCACAGCTaggcaaaagaaatgagaaaacaaGGAAAATATGCATGATTCCGACAATAAGCTCGCACCTGTTGTATCGCTTTCACTCATAGCTTTATAAGCAATGGCATTAGTCAATAGAAAACGCAACAAGTACAGGTGAACAAGTTGCAGCTCACGCATGCGTACTTTTCCTTGTCACTGTTGTGCGAGAGGAGTTACTGAGCACACTGTACTCCTTCCAGATTTTTTTCAAAAAAGCGCAACTCTTCACCTACGGGCAAACATACCTTTCTCTGATTTAATTATGTAGTATACTTTAAATCGAAATGACAGCTGGAACTGAAAATTCAAGCAGCTCTGCGAATCACCACTTTTCATGATCTATGGCTGATTCATTTTAAGGGCAGGGAGTCACACAGCACCGCTGAACGTCGCAAGGACGCTATAGTAAAGGTGAAGCCACCCATTTGTTTATACATCTTCTGCTAAGCGCTACTAAAAAAAACACGCATCAGCGATCAGCTATTTTCCAGTTTTCTTAAATGGCAAAAAACTAGACTGTTTACAAGTCCCAATCCCCGCCACTGATTTTTTCTTTGCTACTGTGGTTTCCGCGAGAAGACGACAGAAGGGAAAGTAAACGTTTCAATTTATGCACATTTTATATTTTGTAATCGCCATTCATGACACTTTTCGGCGTACAGTCCTTTAAAATCTGCATTCAGAGCATATGTCAGTTTCTGAGAACAAATAGAACAAGCTGAAGTCTTTCTCCAATCTGGCTGCACTAATTGCTACAGTTGGTAGTACAGGCTAGACGAAGCACGAATACGCACGAGCTTGAACACATACAACTAGACTTCTCATTTAAAAcaaccatatttttttcttatattaAACTACAAGAACACAATATCATTAAGGAGCAGGGCGTAGCAGAGAACTCCGGTATAATTCTCTCCAACTGGAGTTTCCTAACATGTACTCAAAATACGGAACACGAGGGCTCTTGCATTCCACCTCCGTCGatgtgcggccgccgcggcatgAATCGAACTCTGGACCTTGCGCTCAGCCGTGCAGCGCCAGAGTCACCGAGCTACCATGGTGTATGGTTTTGTGTTGATTAGCACATGCTTCATGAAAGCGTGAACGGAGCAAGAAATTAAACAATAAGCAATAAACGTGCCCCTCTTCCTTCACAGAAACATCACAATTCTATTGGGAAACTAAGTCGTTGAATATGTCACAGCGCTGATTTAAAACATGCTTTGTGAAAGAAATGACACCGTTCAGGAGAGCTGACGGCGACTACATCAGTGGACCACGTCCACACAGTCTTGCGTGCCTCTGACTTCATATCCGTGAAGAATATTTGGTTTAATTACCTCCTAGTTAATTTGGAAGATGATGAAACGGGGGCTACGTGCAAATGTAGCATTCAAGGGGTCCGCCGAGGCCCTGACATATCTGTTAGTACTGGCCTCCAGTATTGTGTGTGCTTGTACGCGATgtgaataaagtttattttctctcCTGTCTTAACATTTTAGCCCTATACTTATAGTCAAGGTCTGAGACAGGCCGATTCCTTCTGAAGGCGTCTATTCTCTGAGCAGTTTGCTTGATGAAACCACACAACCAGCTAAAAAATATCCATTCCGGTTGACATGtctcttttcttctttaattATGCGCGCACAAGAAGTTTCAACGGACTTGGAGAATAGAAATGACACTGCCACGTTAGAACAATGGGTAGCACGAACATCAATTCTAGCAGACAATGGTGACGACGGGAGCGTTTTGTACGATTCGGAGGAATATGCCAACTCTTTGTCCTTCTTCATCGCGGTCAAGCGGGATGCACTGTATCGTCATCGCTCTAGCCACCGTCTGCGTCGTGGTGGTAAGCGGAGAGCCTCACTGCACGAGTGAGTACCGTTCTTATATAGCGCCATTTTAAACTTTGAACTTCAGCATTAGCATCCAAATTTTTTATCACCTCCAACATTTTTCATCTTCCCACGGGCAGCGCGGTGATGTGAAGGAGCCGCGCGTTCTTGACAGGGAGTCACTTTGGCTGACCGCTAACGGTGCTGTATTTTTTTCAGTTTGCGTGCTACAAATGGGTATATTCAGTAAGCTGTTCGTCACGCTTCCACTAGTATTTCAGACATCAGATACTGTATGAAAGCTTCTCTATATCTATACTATATTAAACTAGGCTACTTATGTTGTCCTAAGTGCCGTTCCAGTTTGCATTTCATGCATAGTGTAAGCAACGCATTGAAAGTTCAACATCCCAGCAGCCTGGCGTCTTTTTTAGAACTCTTGTCACAGCTGAATCACCTTTcgtgaaggcaacgcccaaccggaaccgacacagaagagacgctgcGCGTTGGTGCAGTCCCGCCgtaggtctgagttgcagtgaagggtttagtctgtgcagtctggtgtaCCTTGTATGTCCGGTATCCTACTCTGCTAAGGAAAGCGTGCGTGCTAGAACGCGtagttgtctcgcagcgtcggtcgTACAGAGAGGATGGAGACGCGGAGGTCTTAtttgtttgacgtccgagctgccctatctgcgtcatcatttccaatgatgcCGCAATGGCCTGGTATCGATTGCAGTTAGATatcatggcgttttttttttatcaagtgatggacaagttccacgattttgTGCGTCAAT
The nucleotide sequence above comes from Dermacentor andersoni chromosome 10, qqDerAnde1_hic_scaffold, whole genome shotgun sequence. Encoded proteins:
- the LOC126544703 gene encoding uncharacterized protein codes for the protein MQYIAVAVATVCVVVVSGYRNCTESGGCDSQPECSELEEPVFGSPRLDSFCRPLFTPHSEREKLRTCVCKHGYVRNSWDECVPRKDCMRCKFRWQTDFRTCASGCPATCNRADDIVCQIPCAPGCECPPGWKQHPVFVRMCIRDDKCPRKCRRHSSLQQCVSSCAPQCGKPRPLKCVTSCGTPSCVCDKGYAELLRAGVKSCVRQERCPKLISLTRLFTPMRRDHAIDRETSFGTGGYLATSAGARREPSPWFSAAGLVGPGEAVGRRPRSSSISELPGEGAYDTGTPELSPLFEESRVSVSYNEAPVEHYRRVPPNSGAFAWRETARYGGVGVGFYPWSALLRNPTGLGRIAIRVYPWTTTPRVTAGYVLNGYGVDPLVTPLGFAEGYGKASSVYYPWGTPLRGTIGYGWAGYGIYPWGTPLLVTPIYGGSALGFHPWRRLSSGVTRYDGSGVRLLG